One Synechocystis sp. LKSZ1 genomic window, GCAGACGAGAGGCCTGAACCAGTAATTCCAAAGCCTGGTCTCGGCTCATGCCCTGGGCCGCATCGTGTAGGCGCCGAAATTCAAACTGCTGTTCCATAGTGAGCTCAAAGGATTGAGATTCCATCGGGATGACCTCCTGACTGTTGATGTTAAGTAAAGTAACAAATAAAT contains:
- a CDS encoding NblA/ycf18 family protein, which translates into the protein MESQSFELTMEQQFEFRRLHDAAQGMSRDQALELLVQASRLLMIKTNVLRDLMQQAPIQPLG